The Acanthopagrus latus isolate v.2019 chromosome 13, fAcaLat1.1, whole genome shotgun sequence genome contains a region encoding:
- the igsf5a gene encoding immunoglobulin superfamily member 5 isoform X1, whose protein sequence is MFSSAGRHPIERDNLKESYVFVLASYSTAKDNDTSMTVPWKAWPDLLIICVSLCATGVVSQTFVLEPASETVLQGSNVTFSATVMGEWQIMTWSIGENQVLTITDKGDVTPYKNYSAGFCSAGDSSCVAFTIHNVSRTENGSVTCTVQGPFGSKTADLYVQEAGTISITGGNMTVQAGQQVEFQCVTFGWYPTPAVSWTRDGEAVNSSLYNTTSTTEGGYSNSTSVLTFQAVRNTTVECLATVSELPQPQSSSVFLVVVPIPPDWTVLIAVVVSIGGFALLVLLIIGIIYCYRHRKEKQSSYQDEMSRRVRTQSEISRAGQREGQVNTGYVPEGQTSVAPSEITDSGFSQANGSSVLEMPDVLNGRQAVYYDDTVDPGFKKHRHVTIV, encoded by the exons ATGTTTAGCTCCGCAGGAAGGCATCCGATCGAGCGAGACAATTTGAAAGAGTCGTACGTTTTCGTATTAGCTTCGTATAGTACGGCAAAG GACAACGACACTAGCATGACTGTTCCCTGGAAAGCATGGCCTGACCTCCTCATCATCTGTGTATCGCTCTGTGCAACCGGAG TGGTGTCACAGACGTTTGTTCTGGAGCCAGCGAGTGAAACAGTGCTGCAGGGTTCTAACGTGACGTTCAGCGCCACTGTGATGGGAGAATGGCAGATCATGACCTGGAGTATCGGAGAGAATCAGGTCCTCACTATCACTGACAAAGGGGACGTGACACCGTACAAAAACTACTCTGCCGGATTCTGCTCTGCCGGTGACAGCAGTTGTGTGGCGTTCACCATCCATAACGTCAGCCGCACGGAGAACGGGAGCGTCACCTGCACCGTGCAGGGGCCGTTTGGATCGAAGACGGCAGATCTTTACGTACAAG AGGCTGGTACGATCAGCATCACGGGTGGGAACATGACAGTGCAGGCGGGCCAGCAGGTGgagtttcagtgtgtgacatTTGGTTGGTACCCCACACCTGCTGTCAGCTGGACCCGCGACGGTGAAGCCGTGAACAGCAGCCTGTACAACACCACCAGCACGACGGAGGGAGGATACTCCAACTCCACCAGTGTTCTGACCTTCCAGGCGGTCAGGAACACCACAGTGGAGTGTTTGGCGACTGTGTCAGAGCTACCGCAGCCGCAGTCCAGCTCAGTTTTCTTAGTGGTCG TGCCCATACCACCTGACTGGACTGTGCTGATAGCCGTGGTCGTGTCCATCGGAGGCTTTGCTCTGCTGGTTCTGCTCATCATTGGGATCATCTACTGCTACAGGCACAGGAAAGAGAAAC AATCCAGCTACCAGGATGAAATGAG CAGGAGAGTGAGGACGCAGAGCGAGATAAGCCGTGCCGGGCAGAGAGAGGGTCAGGTGAACACGGGATATGTGCCTGAGGGTCAAACGA GTGTCGCTCCCAGCGAAATCACTGACAGTGGCTTCTCCCAGGCAAACGGCTCCAGTGTTCTTGAG ATGCCTGACGTTCTGAACGGCCGCCAGGCGGTATATTACGACGACACCGTGGATCCGGGCTTtaagaaacacagacatgtcACCATCGTGTGA
- the igsf5a gene encoding immunoglobulin superfamily member 5 isoform X2 encodes MTVPWKAWPDLLIICVSLCATGVVSQTFVLEPASETVLQGSNVTFSATVMGEWQIMTWSIGENQVLTITDKGDVTPYKNYSAGFCSAGDSSCVAFTIHNVSRTENGSVTCTVQGPFGSKTADLYVQEAGTISITGGNMTVQAGQQVEFQCVTFGWYPTPAVSWTRDGEAVNSSLYNTTSTTEGGYSNSTSVLTFQAVRNTTVECLATVSELPQPQSSSVFLVVVPIPPDWTVLIAVVVSIGGFALLVLLIIGIIYCYRHRKEKQSSYQDEMSRRVRTQSEISRAGQREGQVNTGYVPEGQTSVAPSEITDSGFSQANGSSVLEMPDVLNGRQAVYYDDTVDPGFKKHRHVTIV; translated from the exons ATGACTGTTCCCTGGAAAGCATGGCCTGACCTCCTCATCATCTGTGTATCGCTCTGTGCAACCGGAG TGGTGTCACAGACGTTTGTTCTGGAGCCAGCGAGTGAAACAGTGCTGCAGGGTTCTAACGTGACGTTCAGCGCCACTGTGATGGGAGAATGGCAGATCATGACCTGGAGTATCGGAGAGAATCAGGTCCTCACTATCACTGACAAAGGGGACGTGACACCGTACAAAAACTACTCTGCCGGATTCTGCTCTGCCGGTGACAGCAGTTGTGTGGCGTTCACCATCCATAACGTCAGCCGCACGGAGAACGGGAGCGTCACCTGCACCGTGCAGGGGCCGTTTGGATCGAAGACGGCAGATCTTTACGTACAAG AGGCTGGTACGATCAGCATCACGGGTGGGAACATGACAGTGCAGGCGGGCCAGCAGGTGgagtttcagtgtgtgacatTTGGTTGGTACCCCACACCTGCTGTCAGCTGGACCCGCGACGGTGAAGCCGTGAACAGCAGCCTGTACAACACCACCAGCACGACGGAGGGAGGATACTCCAACTCCACCAGTGTTCTGACCTTCCAGGCGGTCAGGAACACCACAGTGGAGTGTTTGGCGACTGTGTCAGAGCTACCGCAGCCGCAGTCCAGCTCAGTTTTCTTAGTGGTCG TGCCCATACCACCTGACTGGACTGTGCTGATAGCCGTGGTCGTGTCCATCGGAGGCTTTGCTCTGCTGGTTCTGCTCATCATTGGGATCATCTACTGCTACAGGCACAGGAAAGAGAAAC AATCCAGCTACCAGGATGAAATGAG CAGGAGAGTGAGGACGCAGAGCGAGATAAGCCGTGCCGGGCAGAGAGAGGGTCAGGTGAACACGGGATATGTGCCTGAGGGTCAAACGA GTGTCGCTCCCAGCGAAATCACTGACAGTGGCTTCTCCCAGGCAAACGGCTCCAGTGTTCTTGAG ATGCCTGACGTTCTGAACGGCCGCCAGGCGGTATATTACGACGACACCGTGGATCCGGGCTTtaagaaacacagacatgtcACCATCGTGTGA